In the genome of Anabaena cylindrica PCC 7122, the window AAACCAAGAACTAAAGGGACAACCACCACCCTTGTTTTCACTATTTGCTAGTTTGCCACCTGCTGTCAGTTTTTCTAAAAACAGGTTGTTGTCAAAATAGTGTTCCAAGGATATAACTTTTAAATCATCGGTGACACGAGCCACACTCATACCGATAATTTCCACTGTCTCCCCAGTTGGTGCAAAATCTTTGTAAGCACCCTGAAAATGTCCCCAGTGTCGCCACTTGAATGTAACATTAGGTGGGGCTGAATAAACTTCCAGCACTTCCCAAGGAAACCCTTGAGGAAATGTACTGTGAAAGATTTTAGCCGATGATTCAAAACTTTCTTCAGAAGCTTTGTAATGTTCGGAATCAGCCATAAAGAGGTTATAAGTACCCTGGGCGGATAAATCGGCTGCTGTGTACTCTTGACCCCCATTAGTACTGGCTCGAAACTGATCATTAGCAATAGATAACCATTGCTGGGGGTTACTTTTGAAAGATACCTCCATTTCCAAGGTTCTCACCAAGTTCTGCACGATCGCTTCTAGTGTACCCTCTAAGTGATTGCGGGTACTCTCTTTAGCCAGATTTTCTTTAGAACGGCTATAGTCTGGTGGTGTCTGATAACGCCATTCGGCATGGGTACTGTATGCAATTACTGTATCCCGATCCTGTACCCAAAGCGGTAGGTTGTTAGACTGTGTGGAAGTCATAGAGGTCTGATATTACAAATGTGACTTTACCTTGTTTCGGATTACGCAGCTAACTCCTCTCTAGTCAATTACGAATTACGAATTACGAATTACGAATTACCAAGTATGGCTTGTTTCATTTCCCGGACGGCTCTTTCTATTCCTACTAAAGCTGCCCGACTGATGATGGTATGACCAATGTTGAGTTCTTCCATGCCTGGAAGCGCCGCTATGGGGTAGACATTCCAATATGTGAGTCCATGTCCGGCATTTACCCTCAACCCAGCTTTAATCGCTTGCTCGCAACCTTGCGCTAATAAAGCTAGTTCACGTTGACGAGTTGTTTCATCTTGAGCCTCAGCATATTGTCCTGTGTGTAGTTCAATAAACTTTGCTTGCACCTTAGCTGAAGCTTCGATTTGTGCTGTTTCGGCATCAATAAATAGACTTACGGGAATGCCAGAACTTTGCAGCTTATCAACTATCTCACCTATTCTAGCAACTTGCCCGACAATATTCAAACCGCCTTCTGTGGTGACTTCTTCACGCTTTTCAGGTACTAATGTTACATAATCGGGTTTGATGTCGAGAGCAATTGACAACATTTCATCAGTTGCAGCCATTTCTAAATTGAGATGCGATCGCACCGTTTGTCTTAAAATTCTTACATCTCTGTCTTGAATATGTCTTCTATCTTCCCGCAAATGTACGGTAATTCCATCTGCACCTGCTAATTCTGCCAACACCGCAGCCGCTACAGGGTCAGGTTCTACTGTCCGTCTGGCTTGGCGAATGGTAGCGATATGGTCAATATTTACACCGAGTGTAGGCACGCCTGTTTTCTCCTGTTTCACTTTGTTTCAGATGTTGATTTTAACCAATTCAGGGGGTATGAGTAAGTTAGTGTTAACAATTGTCGTTATAATCAGGCAAGAAGCAGGGAGTAGCGGAGATAATAAATAATTACGAATTACGAATTACGAATTACGAATTACGAATTATAAAGAGGCGATATGCTTTTAGAACTGCAACAAATTATTGTCAACCCAGGCCAACAAATGTTACTCAAAGATATTAGTTGGCAGCAATTAGAAAATATTTTAGAAGAAATGGGAGAAAAGCGTGCAGCACGTATTTCTTATAGTCATGGCTGGTTAGAAATTATGGTTCCTTTACCTGAACACGAAAAAGATAAAGAGATATTTGGTGAACTGGTCAGAATTTTATTAGATAAACTCGAAATTGATTTTGAGCCTTTTGGTTCTACAACACTTAAAAATGAGCGAATGTGTCAAGCTGTCGAACCAGATACAAGTTTTTATATTCAAAATCAAGCAGCAATAATCGGGAAAAATAGGATTGACTTAAATATAGATCCACCACCAGATTTAGCTATCGAAATTGATATTACTTCCCGCACTCGATTTGAGAACTATGAAATTTTGGGAGTTCCTGAACTTTGGCGATATCAACAACAAGGCTTAGAAATTTTCTTGTTACAAGAAGGGAAATATGTAAAGTCCCAATCTAGTCCTAATCTTCCTAATATCCCTATTGTGGAATTAGTAAATGAGTATGTGCAGCAATGTTTAAAAATTGGCAGAAGTCAGGCTGTACGTAATTTTAGAAATTGGGTTAAGGATAATTTATAATAGAAATTTACGGCTTGATGAAAAAGGTGATAATTGCTCATGACTACCGAAAACAATCTAGCCATTGTGGACTGGGAATCCCATAACCCACCTACAGATTTAATATTTGATGATGGTGAACCTTTGGAATCAAATCGACATCGTATTGCCATGAATGTCTTGATTCGGTCATTGCAGCAAGCTTGGTGCGATCGCAATGATTATTTTACTGGCGGCAATATGTTTATTTACTACAGTAGCACCCAAGTTCGGAATCGTGATTTTCGAGGTCCCGATTTCTTTGCAGTTCTCAACGTTGATGGTACAAATTCTAGACAAGGTTGGGTAGTTTGGGAAGAAGATGGTCGCTATCCTGATGTGATTGTGGAATTAATGTCACGGTCTACAGCAGTAATAGATAAGGGAATTAAAAAAGACCTTTATGAACAAACTTTCCACACCTCAGATTATTTTGTCTACGACCCATTTGACCCTAATTCTTTACAAGGATGGCATTTAGATGAGAACCAAAAATATCAACCTTTGACTCCCAATGAAAATGGTTGGTTATGGTGCAGACGTTTGGGGTTTTGGTTAGGAACTTGGGAAGGAACTATAGATAAGGAAACTGCGGTTTGGGTGCGGTTTTATGATGTTGCTGGAAATCTAGTTTTATTACCGGAAGAAGCAGCTAAATCACAAGCAGCTAAATTGGCTGCTAGATTAAGAGAACTGGGTGAAAATCCAGATATGTTGTGATGTAAGTTCAATGCAGGTTGGGTTGATGCAAGAAAACCCAACATTTAACGAATTTGTAACTAACTCGAAGCACTAGTATAAAAACGTAATGCAAACCGCCAAAACCAAGTGGAAATTGAAAATAACGTCACCGCTAATATTACTGCACCAAATAACCAAATTAATTGACTTTCACCCAACATTGCTTGAGCGGGAACTGTGGTTAAAAATGCCACTGGAACTACAAAAGTGAAAAAAACGCGATAAGCAGTTGGATAAGCTATAACTGGATATCTGCCAGCTTCTAATAAACCTCGGAGTACTTCAGTCACATTATATATTTTGACAAACCAGATTGTGGTAGACCCCAACATAAACCACAGGCTGTAAAGAATCACTAAACTGCAACATAAGGGTAATATACTGAGTAAATACCTGTCGATTCCTAAACCCAGATTTTTACCTGCGTAGCCAATAATAATACAGCCAAAAATTAAATCTGGTAATCCCCATGGTGATAGGGTATGAAGGGAAAGCCAAAACTGACTGCGGATAGGTTTTAATAATACAAAGTCTAATGTACCTTCTTGGACATGACGAACAATGCGGTTTAGGTTGGGAGCTAGGAGAGTGGCAGAAAAGCCTTGTAATAGGGTGAACATTCCTAAAACTATTAAGGCTGCATCCCATGACCAGCCAGTAAAAGTGTAGCCTTGGCGGTAAAATAAGAATAGCCCAAACAAACTACCTGCTAGATTGCCTATGCTGGTGAGGGCAGCTAAGATGAAATTAATGCGATATTCCATTTCTGCGGCAATAGCAGTACTCCAAAATAACCTTAGTACTTTTAAATATCTTTGCATTTTGCTCCAATAAACCAATATCTACTAAATTTTGAATAACTTTATATAATTTTAATATTATTTTTTATTTTCTGAAAATTTTGAAGGTTAGATTTGAAGGATCTTAATTTCCGATCATCAATTGAATGACCGGGTTGCTTTGGTTTATGGGGAATTAATTTGGCTGAATCTGGCTTACTGGTTAGTTTTTTCTATCTGGGGATAATTTACTAAGAGAACTCCACAAAAAGAAATGCCCAATGTCATTCTGTTCACGAAGTGTGGCGTAAGCCACACGGAACGAAGTGTAGTGTTCGCGTAGCGTTCTGAAGGAAAGAATCCTCCGAGATGCTAGAGCCTCCGGCACGCTAACGCGAACGTTTCGCTTTGCTACACTCAGCATGACAAAACAGGATCGTTTATTTTGTGGCTTACTCTAATGGATTTTAAAAATTTCTAACAATATATGGCTAAACTTTCTAACGAATTACAACGCTATTTTTTTTGAAAAAGAAAGACCCGAAAAAGTTACTTTGGCAGATATTTTGTTACTAGCTAAAGAAAGAATTTTTGGTTTCTTGCTGGTGATTTTGTCTCTACCTTCTGCTTTACCAGTTCCTGCACCTGGTTATTCAACTCCTTTTGGTGTGCTGATTTTTCTGTTAGCTATACAGTTAATTGCAGGTGCGAAAACTCCTTGGCTACCTCCGAAGATGTTTAATTATCCTCTGCAACTATCTACTGTTCAGGGTTTTCTCAAAGCGGGATTGCCTTGGTTGCGTAGGATTGAAGCGCTCCGAAGGAATCGCACGTCCACGTCTATCCTATGTTTGTACCACGTTACCAGGTAGAATAACCATTGGTAGTGCGATAGCTCTCATGGCTATTTCAATGATGATTCCCATCCCTGGAACCAATACTCTACCAGCAATGGGCATTTTTGTGACAGCCTTTGGTTTATCAGAAGATGATGGTGCTATTAGTTTAGGCGGTTTAGTTCTATGTGTGATGGGAGAAATTTTAACTACCTCAATTCTGTTGGCTTTGATGTGGGGTGGTTCTAGTTTGTTAGATGTGATCAAAACTTGGTTAGGTCGGTAAAAATCATACTTCAGAACAATGAACCCATAACAGCAGCAGTTGATAATTTTCTCATGACTTCCAATATTAGTTTTGATTTATTCCTGGAAAATCTCTTTTTTTTCCTAGTAGCTACATCGTTTTTTGTCATTGTCGATGTTGCATGGAAACACGCAAAACCTTACACCCTGCCGGAACCTTTGCCAGGATGGTTTAAAATCTGGTTGGGTACGGTGCAACTGGGGGGAATAGTCTTACCACTCATAGTTATGCTGTTGTGGGGTGTTCTCTGGGGATATACTTCAGTTTTAAGCGTACTGGCTGGGTATTTTTTGATGTTAGGGTTGCAGATACTTTCAGAAATTCTCACACTCAGACGTTTTCAAACCGTAGTTTGGGTAATGGTTCCTTATATATATTTGCCTTATCGGATTTGGCAATTGTTTGAGGGTTTAAATCTTTTGGGTTCAGAAACTAATTTCCTGTGGGTACGTAACTTATTAGTTTTTGAGATTGTGTTGTGGACTTTAAACTATGCCTTGGATGTAACACAGTTACCAAGATTGCTGCGGTGGGAAGTGAGAGAGGAAAACGGATTAGAACAAGAATACAAAGTTGATTAACCTGACTCCTGACTCCTGACTCCTAACTCCTGACTCCTGACTCCTGACTCCTGACTCCGAACTCCGAACTCCGAACTCCGAACTCCTGATTCCTGATATGGTAACTTCAAACAAGGAAAATATTTTTTTGGAAGTTACGATTTGAAAACACGTTCTAATTATTGGTTACTGCTACCCTATATCCGCACCCAATGGGAAACCGTCGCTAAGGGATTTGTGGGTATTCTAGGATATGTATTGGCTACGTTAACGCTGATTAATATAGCGGGTAAATTGGCAGTTCCCTTTGGACAGG includes:
- a CDS encoding pyridoxine 5'-phosphate synthase translates to MPTLGVNIDHIATIRQARRTVEPDPVAAAVLAELAGADGITVHLREDRRHIQDRDVRILRQTVRSHLNLEMAATDEMLSIALDIKPDYVTLVPEKREEVTTEGGLNIVGQVARIGEIVDKLQSSGIPVSLFIDAETAQIEASAKVQAKFIELHTGQYAEAQDETTRQRELALLAQGCEQAIKAGLRVNAGHGLTYWNVYPIAALPGMEELNIGHTIISRAALVGIERAVREMKQAILGNS
- a CDS encoding Uma2 family endonuclease produces the protein MLLELQQIIVNPGQQMLLKDISWQQLENILEEMGEKRAARISYSHGWLEIMVPLPEHEKDKEIFGELVRILLDKLEIDFEPFGSTTLKNERMCQAVEPDTSFYIQNQAAIIGKNRIDLNIDPPPDLAIEIDITSRTRFENYEILGVPELWRYQQQGLEIFLLQEGKYVKSQSSPNLPNIPIVELVNEYVQQCLKIGRSQAVRNFRNWVKDNL
- a CDS encoding Uma2 family endonuclease is translated as MTTENNLAIVDWESHNPPTDLIFDDGEPLESNRHRIAMNVLIRSLQQAWCDRNDYFTGGNMFIYYSSTQVRNRDFRGPDFFAVLNVDGTNSRQGWVVWEEDGRYPDVIVELMSRSTAVIDKGIKKDLYEQTFHTSDYFVYDPFDPNSLQGWHLDENQKYQPLTPNENGWLWCRRLGFWLGTWEGTIDKETAVWVRFYDVAGNLVLLPEEAAKSQAAKLAARLRELGENPDML
- a CDS encoding ABC transporter permease, which translates into the protein MQRYLKVLRLFWSTAIAAEMEYRINFILAALTSIGNLAGSLFGLFLFYRQGYTFTGWSWDAALIVLGMFTLLQGFSATLLAPNLNRIVRHVQEGTLDFVLLKPIRSQFWLSLHTLSPWGLPDLIFGCIIIGYAGKNLGLGIDRYLLSILPLCCSLVILYSLWFMLGSTTIWFVKIYNVTEVLRGLLEAGRYPVIAYPTAYRVFFTFVVPVAFLTTVPAQAMLGESQLIWLFGAVILAVTLFSISTWFWRFALRFYTSASS